A DNA window from Pyrococcus kukulkanii contains the following coding sequences:
- a CDS encoding AAA family ATPase encodes MFLQGPCHNREELFDMEDELRTITKALKNNAWVAILEPRMAGKTSLAIVSANLTEKKTFYVNFKGAENLRNVTLRILSALGRSKMKGIKRVRVGPIEVEREVEKPSAILEDVLLGLKKAVVVFDEVQDIKQGVNQFLNILSLVRNTRRDVEFIFTGSGIGLMDSLLNLDPQNPLYGRAQ; translated from the coding sequence ATGTTTCTTCAGGGCCCCTGCCATAACAGAGAGGAGTTGTTTGATATGGAGGATGAACTTAGAACAATTACAAAGGCACTTAAAAACAATGCCTGGGTAGCCATCCTGGAGCCGAGAATGGCTGGAAAGACAAGTCTAGCTATTGTATCGGCAAACCTGACGGAAAAGAAGACCTTCTATGTGAATTTCAAAGGAGCAGAAAACCTGAGGAATGTGACTTTAAGGATACTCAGTGCATTAGGAAGATCAAAGATGAAGGGTATAAAAAGGGTAAGGGTAGGCCCGATAGAGGTAGAAAGGGAAGTCGAGAAACCCTCAGCAATCCTAGAGGATGTTCTCCTGGGACTTAAAAAGGCAGTTGTCGTGTTCGATGAAGTTCAGGACATAAAGCAGGGAGTGAACCAGTTCCTTAACATTCTGTCTTTGGTAAGGAACACGAGGAGAGACGTTGAATTCATCTTTACGGGGTCAGGGATTGGCCTTATGGACTCGCTCCTCAATCTAGACCCACAAAATCCCCTGTATGGGAGGGCCCAATAA
- the ppsA gene encoding phosphoenolpyruvate synthase: protein MAYKFIKWFEELSKEDVPLVGGKGANLGEMTRAGIPVPPGFCVTAEAYKYFVENVKVSKEDIKRILGEKANKGTIAEVLAQAPDEPRVLQEWIMDIIGRTNVDDSKQLQENTEVIRELIKALDMPPEIADEIKQAYRELSQRFGQEEVYVAVRSSATAEDLPEASFAGQQETYLDVLGADDVIDKVKKCWASLWTARATFYRAKQGFDHSKVYLSAVVQKMVNSEKSGVMFTANPVTNDRNEIMINASWGLGEAVVSGAVTPDEYIVEKGTWKIKEKVIAKKEVMVIRNPETGKGTVMVKVAEHLGPEWVEKQVLTDEQIIEVAKMGQKIEEHYGWPQDIEWAYDKDDGKLYIVQSRPVTTLKEEEAAGEEVEEVEEAEVILKGLGASPGIGAGRVVVIFDASEIDKVKEGDVLVTTMTNPDMVPAMKRAAAIITDEGGRTSHAAIVSRELGIPCVVGTKEATKKLKTGMYVTVDGARGLVYKGIVKSLVKKEEEAKAEAAGGAVAAAPLVTGTLIKVNVSMPEVAERAAATGADGVGLLRAEHMILSIGQHPIKFIREGKEEELVERLAEGIEKVAAAFYPRPVWYRTLDAPTNEFREMPGGEDEPEERNPMLGWRGIRRGLDQPELLRAEFKAIKKVVEKGYNNIGVMLPLVSHPEQIRKAKEIAREVGLEPHKDVAWGVMIEVPAAAIIIEDLVKEGIDFISFGTNDLTQYTLAIDRDNERVAKLYDETHPAVLKLIKHVIKVCKKYGVETSICGQAGSDPKMARILVRLGIDSISANPDAVQLIRQVVAQEERKLMLEAARRQLFEEEEEEDLF from the coding sequence ATGGCCTACAAGTTCATAAAGTGGTTTGAGGAACTCAGTAAAGAAGATGTGCCACTTGTTGGTGGTAAGGGAGCGAATCTCGGTGAAATGACAAGGGCTGGCATTCCAGTTCCGCCGGGATTCTGTGTTACGGCTGAGGCATATAAGTACTTTGTTGAGAATGTTAAGGTTTCTAAGGAAGATATTAAGAGGATCCTTGGGGAAAAGGCTAACAAGGGAACTATAGCTGAAGTTCTCGCCCAGGCTCCTGACGAGCCGAGGGTTCTCCAGGAGTGGATTATGGACATAATCGGCAGAACTAACGTTGATGACTCAAAGCAGCTCCAGGAGAATACTGAGGTAATTAGAGAGCTCATAAAGGCCCTTGACATGCCCCCAGAGATCGCAGATGAGATCAAGCAGGCTTACAGGGAGCTCAGCCAGAGGTTCGGTCAGGAGGAGGTTTACGTTGCCGTAAGATCATCAGCTACCGCTGAGGATCTCCCAGAGGCTTCATTCGCCGGTCAGCAGGAGACCTACCTTGACGTTCTTGGTGCTGACGATGTTATCGACAAGGTGAAGAAGTGCTGGGCCTCACTCTGGACTGCAAGGGCAACCTTCTACAGGGCCAAGCAGGGCTTCGACCACAGCAAGGTCTACCTCTCAGCTGTAGTTCAGAAGATGGTCAACAGCGAGAAGAGCGGTGTCATGTTCACCGCTAACCCGGTTACCAACGACAGGAACGAGATAATGATCAACGCTTCCTGGGGCCTTGGTGAGGCTGTAGTTAGTGGTGCCGTAACCCCCGATGAGTACATCGTCGAGAAGGGCACCTGGAAGATTAAGGAGAAGGTCATTGCAAAGAAGGAGGTCATGGTCATCAGGAACCCTGAGACCGGTAAGGGAACCGTCATGGTTAAGGTAGCTGAGCACCTTGGCCCAGAGTGGGTTGAGAAGCAGGTTCTTACTGACGAGCAGATAATTGAAGTTGCGAAGATGGGCCAAAAGATTGAAGAGCACTACGGCTGGCCGCAGGACATTGAGTGGGCTTATGACAAGGACGACGGCAAGCTTTACATCGTTCAGTCAAGACCTGTCACAACCCTTAAAGAGGAGGAGGCTGCTGGTGAGGAGGTAGAGGAAGTTGAGGAGGCAGAGGTCATCCTCAAGGGTCTTGGTGCCTCACCAGGAATTGGTGCAGGTAGGGTTGTAGTTATATTCGATGCAAGCGAGATCGACAAGGTCAAGGAAGGAGATGTTCTCGTTACAACAATGACCAACCCAGACATGGTTCCAGCGATGAAGAGGGCCGCTGCAATCATTACCGACGAGGGTGGAAGGACGAGCCACGCTGCAATAGTTTCAAGAGAGCTCGGAATTCCATGTGTCGTTGGTACCAAGGAGGCAACCAAGAAGCTCAAGACCGGAATGTACGTTACAGTTGACGGTGCGAGAGGTCTCGTTTACAAGGGAATCGTCAAGAGCCTAGTCAAGAAGGAGGAGGAGGCTAAGGCTGAGGCCGCTGGAGGAGCAGTTGCTGCCGCGCCATTGGTCACTGGAACACTCATCAAGGTCAACGTTTCAATGCCTGAGGTTGCTGAGAGGGCTGCAGCTACTGGAGCTGATGGTGTAGGACTACTTAGGGCTGAGCACATGATTCTCAGCATCGGTCAGCACCCGATCAAGTTTATCAGGGAAGGCAAGGAGGAGGAGCTTGTTGAGAGGCTTGCTGAGGGAATTGAGAAGGTTGCAGCAGCATTCTATCCAAGGCCAGTTTGGTACAGAACCCTTGACGCTCCAACCAATGAGTTCAGGGAGATGCCTGGTGGAGAGGACGAGCCAGAAGAGAGAAACCCAATGCTTGGATGGAGAGGCATCAGGAGAGGTCTTGATCAGCCGGAGCTTCTCAGGGCCGAGTTCAAGGCCATCAAGAAGGTCGTTGAGAAGGGCTACAACAACATTGGTGTAATGCTACCACTCGTTAGCCACCCAGAGCAGATAAGGAAGGCCAAGGAGATAGCTAGAGAGGTTGGTCTTGAGCCACACAAGGACGTTGCTTGGGGTGTCATGATCGAGGTTCCAGCTGCGGCAATAATTATCGAGGATCTCGTCAAGGAGGGAATCGACTTCATCAGCTTTGGAACTAACGACCTGACCCAGTACACGCTCGCAATTGACAGGGACAACGAGAGGGTTGCCAAGCTCTATGATGAGACCCACCCAGCAGTGCTCAAGTTAATCAAGCACGTCATTAAGGTCTGTAAGAAGTACGGAGTCGAGACCAGCATCTGCGGACAGGCCGGAAGTGATCCGAAGATGGCAAGAATACTTGTCAGGCTTGGTATTGACAGCATCTCAGCCAACCCAGATGCAGTGCAGCTAATCAGGCAGGTAGTTGCTCAGGAAGAGAGGAAGCTCATGCTCGAGGCTGCAAGGAGGCAGCTCTTCGAGGAAGAGGAAGAAGAGGATCTCTTCTGA
- a CDS encoding ATP-binding protein gives MFFDRERELGKLLKMVSYDPNMITFIYGPINSGKTVLMSELTKRIAKDFTVFYINLRGRFVNSYEDFMKVLFSVREGSPKELLAELLKSGLAYGGIPVPEGVFKKILENKDEDPFVFLENYLRELKEKGRKPILIIDELQVVSDLKIDGLLIYKLFNFFVRLTKETRLSHVFVVTSDSLFIEKVYNEAMLQGRADYFLVDDFERETALKFLVSQGFTNDEAELVWSYFGGKPVYLVEALKHREELKEWCEGTLEDRTSWLVLSLNSMRRKNPELFRDILPLLNEFNDKEAIKCNEIDDAVFWTVKNNVLFFDPRKRLLRPQGRLELLAIRRALDEVG, from the coding sequence ATGTTCTTCGATAGGGAGAGGGAGCTTGGGAAGTTGCTGAAAATGGTTTCCTATGATCCAAACATGATAACCTTTATCTACGGCCCGATAAACTCTGGGAAAACAGTTCTAATGTCTGAACTAACTAAAAGAATTGCTAAAGACTTCACGGTTTTTTATATAAATCTGAGAGGACGTTTTGTTAATAGCTATGAAGACTTTATGAAGGTTCTCTTTAGTGTTAGGGAAGGCTCTCCGAAGGAACTCTTGGCAGAACTCCTGAAAAGTGGTCTAGCTTATGGTGGTATTCCAGTTCCTGAGGGGGTTTTTAAAAAAATCCTGGAAAATAAAGACGAAGATCCCTTTGTATTCCTCGAAAATTACTTAAGAGAGCTTAAGGAGAAAGGAAGAAAACCGATTTTGATAATTGACGAACTGCAGGTTGTGAGTGATTTAAAGATAGATGGTCTTTTAATATACAAACTCTTTAACTTCTTCGTTAGGCTCACAAAAGAAACTCGTTTAAGCCATGTTTTTGTCGTTACTTCTGATAGTCTCTTCATAGAGAAGGTCTACAACGAGGCAATGCTCCAGGGAAGAGCAGATTACTTCCTAGTTGATGATTTTGAGAGAGAAACTGCCCTTAAATTCCTCGTGTCCCAGGGATTCACTAATGATGAGGCTGAGTTAGTTTGGAGCTACTTTGGGGGTAAGCCTGTTTATCTTGTTGAAGCACTAAAGCATAGGGAGGAACTCAAGGAGTGGTGCGAGGGAACGCTTGAGGATAGGACGAGTTGGTTAGTCCTCTCCCTAAACTCGATGAGGAGAAAGAATCCAGAGTTATTCAGGGATATTTTGCCCCTTCTTAATGAGTTTAACGATAAAGAGGCAATAAAGTGCAATGAGATCGACGATGCAGTTTTCTGGACTGTTAAGAACAATGTCCTCTTCTTTGATCCGAGGAAAAGACTTCTAAGGCCTCAGGGGAGGCTTGAGCTCTTGGCAATAAGGAGGGCGTTGGATGAGGTTGGATAA
- the queC gene encoding 7-cyano-7-deazaguanine synthase QueC, translating into MKRAVVLFSGGLDSTACLYWAKKNYEEVIMLTVNYGSNEEKVTNRVAEFFSKELNVPLKIIRLDFLEEFSKIAGTTLVRGETPRVTAEELENVERAKETAKAVWVPARNLVLISVAASLLDAMGGGDIIVGFNAEEGVTFPDNTQDFVERINKALELATMNPVKVIAPLINLDKRGIAKLLKELNAKYEYSNSCYMPQGFTEDGKPIHCGQCESCVRRHRGLIKGIGEDKTVYLVPPKL; encoded by the coding sequence ATGAAGAGGGCAGTAGTCCTATTCTCGGGCGGATTAGATTCAACAGCTTGCCTCTACTGGGCAAAGAAGAATTACGAAGAGGTGATCATGCTCACGGTTAACTATGGGAGTAATGAGGAGAAAGTCACAAACAGGGTAGCGGAATTCTTCTCTAAAGAACTCAACGTTCCGCTGAAAATTATTAGACTAGACTTCCTCGAAGAGTTCTCCAAGATAGCTGGAACTACATTGGTGAGGGGAGAAACTCCCAGGGTAACAGCGGAAGAGCTAGAAAACGTTGAGAGGGCCAAGGAAACGGCCAAGGCAGTGTGGGTTCCAGCGAGAAATCTAGTTTTGATTTCAGTTGCCGCCTCTCTGCTTGACGCAATGGGCGGAGGGGATATAATTGTAGGCTTCAACGCCGAAGAAGGTGTTACATTCCCAGACAACACCCAGGACTTCGTTGAGAGAATTAACAAGGCACTAGAGCTAGCAACCATGAACCCCGTCAAGGTCATTGCCCCCCTCATAAATCTGGATAAGAGGGGGATAGCCAAACTGCTAAAAGAGCTAAATGCCAAGTACGAGTATTCGAACTCATGCTATATGCCCCAAGGATTCACCGAAGATGGAAAGCCAATACACTGCGGACAGTGCGAGAGCTGTGTGAGGAGGCACCGCGGGCTTATAAAGGGGATAGGGGAGGACAAGACGGTCTATCTGGTACCGCCAAAGTTGTAA
- a CDS encoding ATP-binding protein: MFFDREEELRALLSLISYEPNMITFVYGPINSGKTALIDEFIKRLPDDYLAFKINFRRSPITGYEEFVSVLFSLDLRNNIRTLKDAISLVLSVGKEVFGFPIPSELFERIVMEKKPKNAFTYIATLMEEIRRVGKNPILIVDELQVIGDLKVNGSLIYEMFNFFVHLTKEEHLAHVFAVTSDSLFIEKIYNEAMLQGRADYFLVDDFDRKTALDFLKVNGLSRDDAELVWSYFGGKPVYLVEALKHREELKEWCEGTLEAKFHWLLYSLNSLRRTNKELFEEVLSLLGKFRWSEEIECLDIDDAVAWTVKNHVLFLDPRRGILRPQGRLELLAIRKALEKL; encoded by the coding sequence ATGTTCTTCGATAGGGAGGAAGAACTTAGGGCTTTACTGAGCTTAATATCTTATGAACCAAACATGATAACGTTTGTCTACGGCCCAATAAACTCTGGAAAAACTGCTTTGATTGATGAGTTCATCAAGAGGCTTCCAGACGACTACTTAGCTTTCAAAATTAATTTCAGGAGATCTCCTATTACAGGTTATGAAGAGTTTGTTAGTGTGTTGTTCTCACTAGATCTTAGAAACAATATTAGAACTTTAAAGGATGCAATTTCTCTAGTTCTCTCCGTTGGAAAGGAAGTTTTTGGATTTCCAATTCCTAGTGAGCTTTTTGAGAGAATAGTTATGGAAAAGAAGCCAAAAAATGCTTTTACATATATCGCGACTCTTATGGAAGAAATTAGGAGGGTGGGGAAGAATCCTATTCTGATTGTTGATGAGTTACAGGTTATTGGGGACTTGAAGGTTAATGGTTCGCTGATCTATGAGATGTTCAACTTCTTTGTTCACTTGACTAAGGAGGAGCACTTAGCCCATGTTTTTGCTGTCACATCAGACAGCCTCTTCATAGAGAAAATCTACAACGAGGCAATGCTCCAGGGAAGAGCAGATTACTTCCTAGTTGATGACTTTGATAGAAAGACTGCCTTGGACTTCCTTAAGGTCAACGGACTTAGTAGGGATGATGCTGAGTTAGTTTGGAGCTACTTTGGGGGTAAGCCTGTTTATCTTGTTGAAGCACTAAAGCATAGGGAGGAACTCAAGGAGTGGTGCGAGGGAACGCTTGAGGCTAAGTTCCATTGGTTGCTCTATTCCCTCAACTCACTTAGAAGAACTAACAAAGAGCTTTTTGAAGAAGTTTTGAGTCTACTTGGAAAGTTCAGGTGGAGTGAGGAAATTGAGTGTCTAGATATAGATGATGCAGTGGCTTGGACGGTTAAAAACCATGTTCTATTCCTCGATCCAAGGAGGGGAATTTTAAGGCCTCAAGGGAGGCTTGAACTTTTAGCGATAAGGAAGGCACTTGAAAAGTTATAA
- the fba gene encoding class I fructose-bisphosphate aldolase, translated as MDALQSVGIRRRLRRFFRRDGRALIFAMDHGFEHGPTDFEPVWEHVNPRVIIRKVVRAGIDGVMMLPGIARIAGDEVKPNVGLMIKLTSKTNLRPKDEQLMQSQLAFVDDAIKLGADAIAATVYWGSPQEDAMMRQFAEIVSYAHDLGFPVVQFAYPRGPYINEKYGKKEDYRVVMYGARAAAESGADMIKTYWTGSRETFAKVVDAAAGVPVLLSGGAKTENPVDFLKVVWEVIEAGGAGAVVGRNIFQRENPEPMIKALIRVVHRNEDPEEAAKAEGLI; from the coding sequence ATGGATGCCCTTCAAAGTGTTGGTATTAGGAGGAGATTGAGGAGGTTCTTCCGCAGGGATGGGAGAGCATTAATTTTTGCCATGGATCATGGCTTTGAACACGGTCCGACGGACTTTGAACCCGTTTGGGAACACGTAAACCCTAGAGTTATAATAAGGAAAGTCGTGAGGGCTGGAATCGACGGGGTAATGATGCTTCCGGGGATAGCGAGAATAGCTGGGGATGAAGTTAAGCCCAATGTGGGATTGATGATAAAGCTCACGAGTAAGACTAACCTAAGGCCAAAGGATGAGCAACTGATGCAGAGCCAGCTTGCCTTTGTTGACGATGCCATCAAGCTCGGTGCAGATGCAATAGCTGCAACCGTTTATTGGGGCTCCCCCCAGGAAGATGCCATGATGAGGCAATTCGCGGAGATAGTAAGCTATGCCCATGACCTCGGCTTCCCCGTTGTTCAGTTCGCCTACCCGAGGGGACCTTACATCAACGAGAAGTACGGGAAGAAGGAGGACTACAGGGTTGTCATGTACGGTGCGAGGGCAGCTGCCGAGAGCGGAGCGGACATGATAAAGACCTACTGGACTGGGTCGAGAGAAACCTTCGCCAAGGTCGTTGATGCAGCAGCTGGAGTTCCCGTGCTCTTAAGTGGCGGAGCAAAGACCGAGAATCCGGTGGACTTCCTCAAGGTAGTTTGGGAGGTCATCGAGGCTGGAGGAGCTGGAGCTGTAGTTGGAAGGAACATATTCCAGAGGGAGAACCCAGAGCCAATGATAAAGGCACTAATAAGGGTTGTCCACAGGAACGAGGACCCAGAGGAAGCTGCGAAGGCTGAAGGTTTAATATGA
- the speB gene encoding agmatinase: protein MLLHTYRSFDMELPTVDLREADYVILGLPYDGTTSYKPGARFGPALIRQATLNFESYILDYNVDIAELKIADAGDVSLPVNVEDAIRVAEETIRELREVNPNAIPIFLGGEHSMTYAPVKVLKPKSYVVFDAHLDLRDEYQGSRFNHACVARRISELGVKVAIFGVRSGTKEELIYAEENGIEWVHARDYSYEAFVDLVLSMPEPIYVSVDIDVFDASLVPETGTPEPGGLRFWDVVEALEWISERKEVIAFDIMEVSGDKLGNITALTAGKLLFHILGMLEEFR, encoded by the coding sequence ATGCTACTCCATACCTATCGCTCGTTCGACATGGAGCTTCCCACCGTGGACTTGAGGGAGGCCGATTACGTAATCCTCGGCTTGCCTTATGATGGGACTACAAGCTACAAGCCGGGGGCGAGGTTTGGGCCGGCACTTATAAGGCAGGCCACACTAAACTTTGAAAGCTACATCCTCGACTATAACGTTGACATAGCCGAGCTTAAGATTGCCGATGCTGGCGATGTATCTTTACCAGTAAACGTTGAAGATGCAATTAGAGTTGCGGAAGAAACCATTAGAGAGCTTAGAGAGGTGAATCCAAACGCGATTCCAATATTCCTGGGCGGAGAGCATTCGATGACCTACGCCCCAGTTAAGGTTCTAAAGCCAAAGAGCTACGTCGTTTTTGATGCTCACCTCGACTTAAGGGATGAGTATCAGGGCTCAAGGTTCAACCACGCATGCGTGGCTAGGAGAATAAGTGAGCTCGGTGTCAAGGTTGCTATATTTGGAGTTAGGAGTGGAACTAAGGAAGAGCTAATTTACGCCGAGGAAAATGGTATTGAGTGGGTTCATGCCAGAGATTATAGCTATGAGGCATTCGTTGATCTCGTTCTTTCTATGCCCGAGCCAATATATGTTTCAGTGGATATAGATGTCTTTGATGCCTCTTTAGTTCCGGAAACTGGAACTCCTGAGCCCGGTGGGTTGAGGTTCTGGGACGTTGTGGAGGCCCTTGAATGGATAAGCGAGAGGAAAGAGGTAATAGCTTTTGATATAATGGAGGTTTCTGGGGATAAATTAGGCAATATAACCGCCTTAACCGCCGGAAAGTTGCTCTTCCACATCCTTGGCATGCTCGAAGAGTTCCGCTAG
- a CDS encoding THUMP domain-containing protein: protein MKFIATCPPGREGDAMLELEWAINARVRRTKWGGVLLGETNLERDEAVRKVREFETFSLQSFIPIDDVVDLEDLEEKVKEIRLPPGKSFAVRVKVRGAKVGEKSLERKLGGIIKAVNGNPVNLERPDVIIMVNVLGKKAGISVLRPEEIVKKEARD from the coding sequence TTGAAGTTCATAGCCACGTGCCCTCCGGGGAGGGAAGGAGATGCAATGCTCGAACTTGAGTGGGCGATAAACGCTCGGGTTAGGAGGACGAAGTGGGGTGGCGTGCTCCTAGGTGAGACCAACCTCGAGCGGGATGAAGCGGTAAGGAAGGTTAGGGAGTTCGAAACTTTTTCCCTTCAAAGCTTCATTCCCATAGATGATGTAGTTGACCTTGAGGATCTTGAGGAGAAAGTTAAAGAGATAAGGCTACCCCCAGGAAAGAGCTTTGCCGTGAGGGTTAAGGTCAGGGGGGCAAAGGTCGGGGAGAAGTCTCTTGAGAGAAAATTGGGTGGGATTATAAAGGCAGTAAACGGCAATCCGGTGAACCTTGAAAGGCCCGATGTCATAATTATGGTTAACGTCCTTGGCAAAAAAGCTGGGATTTCAGTTCTAAGACCTGAGGAGATTGTTAAGAAAGAAGCTAGGGACTAA